In BD1-7 clade bacterium, a genomic segment contains:
- the mymA gene encoding Putative FAD-containing monooxygenase MymA produces the protein MNNTADIIIIGAGLSGIGAACHFKRHCPGKRVRILEARENMGGTWDLFRYPGIRSDSDMFTLGYNFKPWTDSKAIADGESILEYIRETAKEHRIDESIEYGCKVRAMNWCSRSSRWTLTVDTDEGPQEYQSQFVLSCTGYYDYEAGYEPAYPEKDVYQGQFIHPQFWPEDFDYAGKKVVVIGSGATAVTIVPAMADKAAQVTMLQRSPSYMIAMPTEDKMLNGLYRFLPEKLAYMLGRGRNILINWLGYKYMRAFPAQGRGFLLKMAKKALPADFDMKHFSPSYNPWDERLCAVTDGDMFEAISQGKVAIETDHIARFVETGIELKSGKVLEADAVVSATGLNLKVMSGIAITVDDQPYDITQKMYYKGILFEDLPNLGMVFGYTNASWTLKSDLISEYFCRLINHMSANGYTQVKPVNSDKSMAWIPFVDMSSGYIKRAESIIPKQGAQYPWRLHQNYVRDLFNSRFGKLVDEQLEFSKATDKPAVEAPELDTANAG, from the coding sequence ATGAATAATACCGCAGACATTATCATTATTGGCGCCGGCCTCTCAGGTATTGGTGCAGCCTGTCATTTTAAGCGTCACTGCCCAGGCAAACGCGTGCGTATTCTCGAAGCACGTGAAAACATGGGGGGCACCTGGGATTTGTTCCGTTACCCGGGAATTCGTTCTGATTCGGATATGTTCACCCTCGGTTATAACTTCAAACCCTGGACAGACAGCAAAGCCATTGCCGATGGCGAATCCATCCTTGAGTACATTCGTGAGACGGCCAAAGAGCATCGTATCGATGAATCCATTGAGTACGGTTGTAAGGTCAGGGCGATGAACTGGTGTTCGCGTTCGTCACGCTGGACACTCACCGTAGATACCGACGAAGGCCCACAGGAATACCAAAGCCAGTTCGTTTTGTCATGCACCGGCTATTACGATTATGAAGCCGGATACGAACCCGCGTACCCAGAGAAGGATGTCTATCAAGGGCAGTTTATACATCCGCAGTTTTGGCCTGAAGACTTTGACTACGCCGGCAAAAAGGTTGTTGTTATCGGTAGCGGTGCGACGGCCGTGACGATTGTTCCGGCAATGGCTGATAAAGCTGCTCAGGTAACCATGTTACAGCGTTCGCCAAGCTACATGATTGCGATGCCGACAGAGGATAAAATGCTCAATGGGCTCTACCGCTTCTTGCCAGAAAAACTGGCATATATGTTGGGGCGTGGACGTAACATTTTGATCAATTGGTTAGGTTACAAATACATGCGGGCGTTTCCCGCACAGGGGCGTGGGTTTTTATTGAAGATGGCAAAAAAAGCCCTACCTGCTGACTTTGATATGAAGCACTTTAGCCCCAGTTACAACCCGTGGGATGAACGTCTTTGCGCAGTAACTGATGGCGATATGTTTGAGGCAATTTCTCAGGGCAAGGTCGCTATAGAAACGGATCATATCGCCCGATTTGTTGAGACGGGTATCGAATTAAAATCGGGTAAGGTTTTAGAGGCCGATGCGGTTGTTAGTGCCACAGGGTTGAACCTCAAAGTCATGAGCGGTATTGCAATTACCGTTGACGATCAGCCCTATGACATTACCCAAAAGATGTATTACAAAGGCATTCTGTTCGAAGATTTGCCCAATCTTGGTATGGTGTTCGGTTATACCAATGCGTCATGGACACTCAAATCGGATTTGATCAGCGAGTACTTCTGTCGATTAATTAATCACATGTCGGCCAACGGCTATACACAGGTGAAGCCCGTTAATTCGGATAAATCCATGGCGTGGATTCCATTTGTGGACATGAGCTCGGGGTATATCAAACGCGCCGAATCGATTATTCCGAAGCAGGGAGCACAATATCCGTGGCGTCTGCATCAAAATTATGTGCGAGATCTCTTCAATAGCCGTTTTGGCAAGCTGGTTGATGAGCAGTTGGAGTTCAGCAAAGCCACCGATAAACCGGCAGTTGAAGCCCCTGAGTTAGACACAGCCAACGCAGGATAG
- the dmlR_6 gene encoding HTH-type transcriptional regulator DmlR, with protein MQTDDLVVVLKVAEFRNITAAAADLDMQPATASAAIKRIEKQLGAELFIRTTRQLRVSAAGEYFIPQCKEALQMLERAQQSVKTDLDIIDGEIRMAVSSDLGRNLVLPWLDAFMVNHPSVSVRVNVSDSNVDFYRDSVDVALRYGSPTDASLYGFKICDVPAVLCASPAYLKEYGTPSHPQDLIAHNGLFYQLHDVTHDIWSFTREGEAHKVKVSGNRASNDGDLVRRWCVAGKGVAVKSCLDLSGDLLAGRLVGIMPDYQPRSSELWLICPSKQSITPAVRLLRDMLKTETDRILSQLRGKHLLSPAIG; from the coding sequence ATGCAGACTGACGATCTTGTTGTTGTGCTTAAAGTGGCGGAGTTTCGCAATATAACTGCGGCTGCTGCCGACCTCGATATGCAGCCGGCCACGGCCAGCGCTGCCATCAAACGCATCGAAAAACAGCTCGGCGCTGAGTTGTTTATTCGTACAACCCGTCAATTGAGGGTCTCGGCGGCTGGAGAGTACTTTATTCCGCAGTGTAAAGAGGCTCTGCAGATGCTTGAGCGGGCGCAGCAAAGTGTGAAAACGGATCTGGATATCATCGACGGCGAGATACGCATGGCGGTGTCATCAGATTTAGGCCGTAACTTGGTATTACCTTGGCTTGATGCGTTTATGGTGAACCATCCGTCGGTCAGCGTACGTGTTAATGTTAGTGACAGTAATGTGGATTTTTACCGCGATTCTGTCGACGTTGCGTTGCGGTATGGTTCGCCCACGGATGCCAGTTTGTATGGTTTTAAAATCTGTGACGTACCCGCAGTGTTATGTGCAAGCCCTGCCTATCTCAAAGAATACGGAACTCCTAGCCACCCGCAGGATTTGATCGCACATAACGGGCTGTTTTATCAACTGCATGATGTCACGCACGACATCTGGAGTTTTACCCGTGAAGGCGAGGCCCATAAAGTTAAGGTATCGGGTAATCGTGCGTCTAACGACGGTGATTTAGTGCGTCGTTGGTGTGTGGCAGGAAAGGGAGTTGCGGTTAAATCTTGCTTGGATTTATCCGGGGATTTACTCGCTGGCCGACTTGTCGGCATCATGCCGGATTACCAGCCGCGCAGCAGTGAACTTTGGCTAATTTGCCCGAGTAAACAGTCGATTACGCCCGCAGTGCGATTATTACGCGACATGCTAAAAACAGAAACCGACCGTATTCTCAGTCAACTTCGTGGTAAGCATCTGCTGAGCCCAGCTATTGGATGA
- the lox gene encoding Linoleate 9/13-lipoxygenase gives MYNSHAHPTLPQDDSVDQRKQRAFDLALARTAYNYMVSYMDPVPIAASVPKDEEFTPDYFAEVAKVFLELADNFEDTVTRLLLKELTDDFNYKDLKAVKDLEKAWKELRRAIEKSSFTKVFTDFHLVFDFLVALKDLPGALIRKTLSGASRLPQEITAAIKGFVEVFEQFKDEGFTAFLKSTLFDVLDTGNGREYLQALKFEDYNELFDSLPKPFNLELPLREWMTEKDPNKISLQDWYFGYLQTGGYNTTNLRGVRLSKDEAKEAELLENVLAKMPITDSVFQAVLGDESVTLAAAAENKRLFVCDYTMLDGIEGGELNGKMRYPVAPVALFYWNETPPEGYPSGGAMQPIAIQMGQVFDEETTPIFTPGDVNGNNDADGSKWLMAKMAVNNACAVQHETVAHLGACHLVVDPMIVAANRQLDERHPLLVLFKPHFRYTLPINNGAINSLIVPGGVVASVVSSKLSGSAKMIVEAHEKWRFDEQYPDKLFALRGVDKDALPGFPFREDTQDLWQATRTYIGKYLAIYYQADTDAQTRERLLADTELQAWINEMVNPRRAATKGMNGLTQLEDGTVQIDNLDYLTEVVSLIIYTASAQHASVNYAQYPLMTYIPSVSGTLYSTPPTRSDVVTDQGLSWLPPLDVALYQISFGWLLSGVQWDKLGHYKDHKDEPCFTDSRVMPIISEFQKALKTIESDIVERNRVRPYPYEFQLPSKVPNSISI, from the coding sequence ATGTATAACTCTCACGCCCATCCGACACTTCCGCAAGACGATTCGGTCGATCAGCGCAAACAAAGAGCCTTCGATCTCGCTTTAGCAAGAACCGCCTATAACTACATGGTCAGTTATATGGATCCGGTACCTATTGCTGCGAGTGTGCCGAAAGATGAAGAATTCACACCGGATTACTTTGCCGAGGTCGCCAAGGTTTTTTTGGAATTGGCCGATAACTTCGAAGATACGGTGACCCGGTTACTGCTGAAAGAGCTCACCGATGATTTTAATTACAAAGATCTAAAAGCCGTTAAAGACCTCGAAAAAGCCTGGAAGGAATTGCGTCGAGCAATTGAGAAGTCATCGTTCACTAAAGTATTCACAGATTTTCACTTGGTGTTTGATTTTTTAGTGGCGCTGAAAGATCTTCCCGGCGCGTTGATCCGCAAAACACTGAGCGGTGCGAGCCGGTTGCCACAAGAAATCACGGCAGCGATCAAAGGTTTTGTTGAAGTATTCGAGCAATTCAAAGACGAAGGATTTACGGCTTTTTTGAAAAGCACACTGTTTGATGTCTTGGATACCGGCAATGGCCGAGAGTACTTGCAAGCACTCAAATTTGAAGACTACAACGAGCTGTTTGATAGTCTGCCGAAGCCATTCAATCTCGAATTGCCCCTCCGTGAATGGATGACAGAAAAAGACCCAAACAAGATCAGCCTTCAAGACTGGTATTTCGGTTATTTGCAAACCGGTGGCTACAACACCACAAATTTGCGTGGTGTACGTTTGAGCAAAGATGAGGCTAAAGAAGCCGAGTTGCTAGAAAACGTGCTCGCCAAGATGCCGATTACCGACAGCGTTTTTCAAGCAGTTCTCGGTGACGAATCTGTGACGTTGGCGGCAGCGGCTGAAAACAAGCGTTTGTTCGTTTGTGACTACACGATGCTCGACGGCATTGAGGGCGGCGAACTGAACGGAAAGATGCGTTACCCGGTTGCGCCCGTTGCACTGTTTTACTGGAACGAAACCCCACCGGAAGGCTACCCCAGCGGCGGTGCCATGCAACCGATTGCGATTCAAATGGGCCAGGTTTTTGATGAAGAAACAACCCCGATCTTTACCCCCGGCGATGTGAACGGCAACAACGATGCCGATGGCAGTAAATGGCTCATGGCTAAAATGGCCGTCAATAACGCCTGTGCAGTGCAGCACGAAACTGTTGCCCACTTGGGCGCGTGTCATTTGGTTGTAGATCCGATGATTGTTGCAGCCAACCGTCAGCTTGATGAGCGCCACCCATTATTAGTGCTGTTTAAACCGCATTTTCGTTACACCTTGCCGATCAATAACGGCGCCATCAACAGCTTGATTGTTCCCGGTGGCGTGGTGGCTTCCGTCGTATCATCGAAGCTCTCAGGCAGCGCTAAGATGATTGTTGAAGCCCATGAAAAATGGCGTTTTGATGAACAATACCCTGACAAACTATTCGCCCTGCGCGGGGTCGATAAAGACGCACTGCCAGGCTTCCCATTCCGTGAAGATACCCAGGATTTATGGCAGGCCACTCGTACCTATATCGGTAAATACTTGGCGATTTATTATCAGGCTGATACCGATGCACAAACTCGCGAACGTCTGTTGGCCGATACCGAGTTGCAAGCCTGGATTAATGAAATGGTTAATCCGCGTCGTGCTGCAACCAAAGGCATGAACGGGTTAACGCAGCTTGAAGATGGCACCGTTCAGATCGACAACCTCGATTATCTTACCGAGGTTGTTTCACTGATTATATACACTGCCAGTGCACAACACGCGTCGGTGAACTATGCCCAGTATCCGCTAATGACATACATTCCGAGTGTGTCAGGCACGCTGTATAGCACGCCACCAACACGCAGCGATGTCGTTACTGATCAAGGGTTGAGCTGGTTACCGCCGTTAGACGTGGCACTCTACCAAATCTCATTTGGGTGGTTATTGAGCGGTGTTCAATGGGATAAACTTGGCCACTATAAAGATCACAAAGATGAGCCGTGTTTTACGGATTCACGCGTGATGCCGATTATCAGTGAATTCCAAAAAGCCCTGAAAACAATTGAGTCGGATATCGTTGAACGCAATCGTGTGCGTCCGTACCCGTATGAATTTCAGTTGCCGTCTAAAGTCCCTAATAGCATCAGCATCTGA
- a CDS encoding Zinc-type alcohol dehydrogenase-like protein produces the protein MKAIGFKTSLPISDPNSLMDLELPQPVAEGKDLLVRIKAIAVNPVDYKVRQFMPPADGDTKVLGWDAVGEVVATGSAVTQFSPGDTVFYAGDITRQGSNAEYQLVDERIVGLKPRSLSDADAAALPLTSITAWELLFDHLGLQRKDTACEGNKDVLLVTGAAGGVGSILVQLAKTLTHATVIATASRQSSVNWVKKLGADHVVNHNEPLQAQIEALDIGQVTHVASLNGTPGYFKTYTELLVPFGKIALIDDVGDADISLIKSKSLSLHWEFMFARSMHQATDIQTQGDLLNQIAEMVDSGLLQATTGKHLGSITADNLKAAHTELESGTAIGKIVLEGF, from the coding sequence ATGAAAGCTATCGGTTTCAAAACATCTTTACCCATCTCAGACCCGAATTCGCTAATGGATCTTGAACTGCCTCAACCTGTGGCTGAAGGGAAAGACTTGCTTGTACGCATCAAAGCCATTGCCGTTAACCCGGTTGATTACAAAGTTCGTCAGTTCATGCCGCCAGCAGATGGCGATACCAAGGTATTAGGCTGGGATGCCGTCGGTGAAGTGGTTGCTACTGGCTCAGCAGTAACTCAATTTAGCCCTGGCGATACCGTATTTTATGCCGGCGATATTACCCGCCAAGGCAGTAATGCTGAATACCAATTGGTGGACGAACGCATTGTTGGCCTAAAACCACGAAGTTTGAGTGATGCCGATGCAGCCGCACTGCCATTAACCAGCATCACCGCATGGGAGTTATTGTTTGACCATTTGGGTTTGCAACGTAAAGACACAGCTTGCGAAGGCAACAAAGACGTTTTGTTAGTCACCGGCGCTGCCGGTGGCGTTGGATCCATTCTGGTGCAATTGGCAAAAACCCTCACCCATGCAACAGTGATCGCCACCGCATCACGCCAAAGCTCCGTAAATTGGGTTAAAAAACTCGGCGCCGACCACGTCGTTAACCATAACGAGCCCCTGCAAGCTCAGATCGAAGCACTCGATATTGGCCAAGTGACCCATGTTGCCAGCCTAAATGGTACGCCCGGATATTTCAAAACCTACACCGAACTACTGGTTCCGTTTGGTAAAATCGCCTTGATTGACGACGTTGGCGACGCGGATATCAGCCTGATCAAAAGCAAGAGTCTGTCGCTGCACTGGGAGTTTATGTTCGCGCGTTCTATGCACCAGGCTACGGATATACAAACACAGGGCGATCTGCTGAATCAGATAGCGGAGATGGTCGACAGCGGTTTATTGCAAGCCACAACCGGTAAGCACTTGGGTTCGATCACCGCCGATAACCTCAAAGCGGCCCACACGGAGCTCGAATCCGGTACTGCTATTGGTAAGATTGTTCTTGAAGGATTTTAA
- a CDS encoding Putative monooxygenase, translated as MSKLTVVANITAKADSIDLVKSELHKLIEITRAEDGCINYDLHQNNENPAHFTFFENWESTEQWQIHMGAQHLQDYLAATEGAVDAFTVDQMTHID; from the coding sequence ATGAGCAAACTCACCGTCGTCGCTAACATTACGGCCAAAGCTGATAGTATTGATTTAGTAAAGTCAGAATTGCACAAGCTGATCGAGATCACTCGCGCTGAAGATGGGTGTATCAATTACGACTTACACCAGAACAATGAAAACCCGGCGCATTTTACGTTTTTTGAAAACTGGGAATCCACCGAGCAGTGGCAAATACACATGGGTGCACAGCACCTGCAAGACTACCTAGCAGCCACTGAGGGTGCAGTTGATGCATTCACCGTCGATCAGATGACACACATCGATTAA
- the lip3 gene encoding Lipase 3 translates to MIRKTLRNLTALLCLTTAIGCSDTQQDTILDKLVSYGRDNANLTLKTDTVDHIKIHYLERPAQTAGSDHTSVETVVLLHGFSANKDNWLEFSQQIDPKFRLLIPDWPGHGNNSPDMNVDYNLFKQAGRLHQLLAQVGAGKVHLIGNSMGGGIAMIYRLLYPHDVASLALMNTLGFESSEKSEYFQALKNGTNPLIACDIRDFDQLLDITMHKPPYIPSPVKAALARQSVDRCEINRKIFADMLASRETLAAFDFEKGLTKTALLAPKPVLVIWGDKDRVLDIAAVEDIKRLMPEAEVKIFTDIGHLPLLEIPAKSGSSYNDFLLRSVSDTDYHDHHAQHSHH, encoded by the coding sequence ATGATTAGAAAAACACTCAGAAACCTAACGGCTTTACTCTGCCTCACGACAGCCATAGGCTGCAGTGACACACAGCAAGACACGATTCTCGACAAATTAGTTAGCTACGGCCGTGACAACGCGAATCTGACCCTAAAGACCGATACGGTTGATCACATAAAAATACATTACTTGGAGCGACCTGCCCAAACCGCCGGCTCAGACCATACCTCCGTTGAAACCGTTGTTCTGCTCCACGGCTTCTCGGCAAACAAGGATAATTGGCTGGAATTCAGCCAGCAAATTGATCCTAAATTTCGTTTACTGATTCCCGACTGGCCCGGTCACGGTAATAATTCACCGGATATGAATGTCGATTACAACTTATTCAAACAAGCTGGCAGGCTTCATCAATTACTGGCACAAGTCGGCGCTGGCAAAGTTCACCTGATCGGTAATTCAATGGGTGGTGGAATCGCCATGATCTACCGCTTGTTGTATCCGCATGATGTCGCCAGCTTAGCGCTAATGAATACACTGGGCTTTGAAAGCAGCGAAAAATCCGAGTACTTCCAAGCACTGAAAAACGGCACGAACCCGCTCATTGCTTGTGATATTCGCGATTTCGATCAGTTGCTGGATATCACCATGCATAAACCACCGTATATTCCGTCGCCTGTAAAGGCCGCCCTCGCCCGTCAGTCTGTTGATCGTTGCGAGATTAACCGAAAGATATTCGCGGATATGTTGGCCAGTCGTGAGACACTAGCGGCCTTTGACTTTGAGAAAGGGCTAACCAAAACAGCCCTATTGGCACCTAAACCAGTGTTAGTCATCTGGGGCGACAAAGATCGTGTGTTAGATATCGCTGCGGTTGAAGACATCAAGCGTCTAATGCCAGAAGCCGAAGTGAAAATTTTTACTGATATTGGCCACTTGCCACTGCTCGAAATTCCGGCAAAGAGTGGCAGCAGTTATAACGACTTCTTGCTGCGTTCGGTCAGCGATACTGATTACCATGATCACCACGCCCAACACTCGCACCACTAA
- a CDS encoding Epothilone C/D epoxidase, with translation MLRLKITDITKIAFYMIKGAITRPRYTAFDPKDLEGFIRNPQPVYEDMLQNHSVFFAPTQLAWILTPEYKQYRELLTHPDLTFNFNAWDYFPTIPDHKMKELDRICESALPRLKPDNHRRLRKIANKAFAPRFVKNIEVNIERIVDKSLDSVDDVFDMDSLLENLTFEILAEYIGVPVDVRHDCEQLYLEIIKCFLDPLDTPDYENSDKGIRALKALIQQKKILATDDFLSELVNACEDGDMLSEMEVLGLIATLLAVGPDTIRDNMAYFFYNMAKNPEALQRVVENPSLIDNAIYESMRWNASGYCGNTRFAQTDFEFHGQKIKKGEMIKIMANAAFHDPNEFPNPDVFDLDRDNVTDIPVYGGGPHYCLGHALATSAMRIIALRTLAYFPRYRLVEEPAHELNSISRRMKTLMIDVSESRAVQIKAA, from the coding sequence ATGCTTCGACTAAAAATAACTGACATCACTAAAATAGCTTTTTACATGATTAAGGGGGCAATTACACGACCGCGCTATACCGCGTTTGATCCGAAGGATCTAGAGGGTTTTATTCGAAATCCTCAGCCTGTTTATGAGGATATGCTGCAGAATCATAGCGTTTTCTTTGCTCCTACTCAGCTCGCTTGGATACTCACACCCGAGTACAAACAGTATCGTGAACTTCTCACGCACCCTGATTTAACGTTCAACTTTAATGCGTGGGACTACTTTCCAACGATTCCTGATCACAAAATGAAGGAGTTGGATAGGATTTGTGAATCGGCACTGCCTCGCCTGAAACCAGACAATCATCGACGACTGCGAAAAATTGCAAATAAAGCTTTTGCTCCGAGATTTGTAAAGAACATCGAAGTAAATATTGAACGTATTGTCGATAAATCTTTGGATTCGGTTGATGACGTATTTGATATGGATTCACTTCTTGAGAATTTAACATTTGAAATACTTGCCGAATATATCGGTGTTCCAGTCGACGTAAGGCACGATTGTGAGCAACTTTACCTCGAAATCATAAAGTGCTTTTTAGATCCGTTAGATACTCCAGACTATGAAAATTCTGACAAGGGAATCAGAGCTCTAAAAGCGCTTATCCAGCAAAAGAAAATACTAGCCACAGATGATTTTTTGAGTGAGCTTGTGAATGCCTGCGAAGATGGAGATATGCTAAGTGAGATGGAGGTTCTCGGGCTTATTGCAACATTGCTGGCTGTTGGGCCAGATACTATTCGCGACAATATGGCATACTTTTTTTATAACATGGCTAAAAATCCGGAGGCGCTACAGCGCGTTGTTGAAAATCCTTCGCTTATAGACAATGCGATCTATGAAAGCATGCGATGGAATGCATCAGGGTACTGTGGTAACACGCGATTTGCGCAGACAGATTTTGAATTTCACGGTCAAAAGATCAAGAAAGGCGAAATGATAAAAATCATGGCTAATGCCGCATTTCATGATCCCAACGAATTTCCTAATCCGGATGTCTTTGACTTAGATCGAGACAACGTTACTGATATCCCGGTATACGGTGGCGGGCCTCACTATTGTTTAGGGCATGCACTAGCAACATCGGCGATGCGCATTATTGCGCTGCGAACACTCGCTTATTTTCCTCGCTACCGATTAGTAGAGGAACCTGCTCACGAGCTAAATAGTATTTCGCGTAGAATGAAGACACTAATGATAGACGTTAGTGAAAGTCGAGCTGTTCAGATCAAAGCAGCATAA
- the cntA gene encoding Carnitine monooxygenase oxygenase subunit has product MIDLLQQYLNQAKQPIESANSLPFAAYTNADVYEKEVEQIFHNSWVFICAQQELPNSGDYYCLQVAGESIMILHGQDATYRALSNNCRHRGTPLLQDGFGNLKDASDAKAGNKIVCPYHAWTFSDAGELRGVPMQGPTKVDKPLHCLPRFTLDSWNGLLFVHLGEEPAESLQSHLAGMNEYLAAYDIKRFTQGHTGGFESWQSNWKLAMENAMESYHLFKVHKETLETTTPTRQAYYIAGSPKWTLTGGQILMDQGKISQLIFGKTPEIYQQYVLISLPPSFVGILTYDSFDWIHVMPVSATESLIRSAGVSTSLEGYKNKATQAFTAAFFEEDKVICEHVQKGMSSRRGSGGKLVDMERIVTDFHQYLAQQISGESCGTFFKSDKAEAFLNPNIEK; this is encoded by the coding sequence ATGATTGACCTATTGCAACAATACCTGAACCAAGCAAAGCAACCCATTGAAAGCGCAAACTCCTTGCCGTTTGCAGCTTACACCAATGCCGACGTCTATGAAAAAGAGGTCGAGCAGATCTTTCACAACAGCTGGGTGTTTATTTGCGCACAACAAGAACTCCCTAATAGCGGTGATTATTATTGCCTACAGGTCGCAGGCGAATCCATCATGATTCTCCACGGCCAAGACGCTACCTACCGGGCCCTGTCAAATAATTGCAGACACAGAGGCACTCCCCTGCTGCAAGACGGTTTCGGTAACCTCAAAGACGCCTCCGATGCAAAAGCCGGCAACAAGATTGTTTGCCCGTATCACGCTTGGACGTTTTCTGATGCTGGCGAGCTCAGGGGCGTACCAATGCAAGGCCCAACCAAAGTCGACAAACCACTGCACTGCCTACCCCGATTTACACTCGATAGCTGGAATGGCCTTTTGTTCGTGCACTTAGGTGAAGAACCCGCAGAATCATTGCAAAGTCATTTAGCAGGCATGAATGAATACCTAGCCGCCTATGACATAAAACGATTTACCCAAGGCCATACCGGCGGCTTCGAAAGCTGGCAAAGCAACTGGAAGCTGGCGATGGAAAACGCCATGGAAAGCTATCATCTGTTCAAAGTCCATAAAGAAACATTGGAAACAACCACACCCACTCGGCAAGCCTATTATATTGCCGGTAGCCCAAAATGGACACTCACGGGTGGTCAGATTTTGATGGACCAAGGCAAAATCAGCCAGCTGATATTCGGAAAAACCCCGGAAATCTACCAACAATATGTACTGATTTCACTACCGCCCTCATTTGTTGGCATATTAACCTACGATTCGTTCGACTGGATCCATGTAATGCCTGTTAGCGCAACTGAAAGCCTGATTCGATCGGCAGGCGTATCAACCAGCCTTGAAGGATACAAAAACAAAGCGACACAGGCCTTTACCGCGGCATTTTTCGAAGAAGATAAGGTGATCTGCGAGCATGTACAAAAAGGCATGTCGTCACGCCGCGGCAGTGGTGGAAAGCTGGTAGACATGGAGCGCATCGTCACTGACTTCCACCAGTACCTTGCCCAACAAATCAGCGGGGAATCGTGCGGAACATTTTTCAAAAGCGATAAAGCCGAAGCGTTCCTGAACCCTAACATCGAAAAGTAG
- the sadH_3 gene encoding Putative oxidoreductase SadH gives MRQNFKQAVVAITGAGSGIGEALALALAKQGCHLSLSDRDADRLAAVERACQACNPKIRVLATTVDVSDNDAVVAWADATAAYFPEVNVVINNAGVSLSASVESMAQADFEWLMNINFWGVVYGTTAFLPILKRAKWGHIVNISSLFGLISMPNQSAYNAAKFAVRGFSESLALELKSSQSSVSLTCVHPGGVKTNIVNDGRFFDQVGNDDSVDVQKQRFNSELAKTTADDAAKEIIRAIRRDQSRLLVGRDAKIIDVIQRLLPSGYKHLVLKLMP, from the coding sequence ATGCGTCAAAATTTTAAACAAGCGGTTGTTGCCATTACCGGCGCAGGTTCGGGTATTGGTGAAGCGTTGGCGTTGGCGTTGGCCAAGCAGGGCTGCCATTTATCCCTCTCTGACCGAGACGCTGACCGGCTGGCAGCCGTTGAACGCGCGTGCCAAGCATGCAACCCAAAAATTCGGGTGTTGGCAACGACGGTAGACGTTAGCGATAACGACGCCGTGGTCGCTTGGGCAGATGCAACAGCGGCCTATTTTCCTGAAGTTAACGTGGTGATTAATAACGCGGGGGTAAGCCTTTCGGCATCGGTTGAGAGCATGGCTCAAGCGGATTTTGAATGGCTGATGAATATTAACTTTTGGGGAGTTGTGTACGGGACCACCGCGTTCTTACCGATACTGAAACGTGCCAAGTGGGGGCATATTGTGAATATTTCGAGTTTGTTTGGGTTGATCAGTATGCCCAATCAAAGCGCCTATAACGCCGCCAAATTTGCCGTGCGCGGGTTCAGTGAGAGCTTGGCGCTTGAGCTGAAATCGAGCCAAAGCTCAGTTAGCTTAACGTGTGTACACCCCGGAGGTGTTAAAACGAATATCGTAAACGACGGGCGATTTTTCGATCAGGTCGGTAACGATGACAGCGTTGACGTACAAAAACAGCGCTTTAATTCCGAGCTGGCAAAAACCACTGCAGACGACGCTGCCAAAGAAATTATTCGCGCGATTCGTCGCGACCAATCACGGTTACTGGTTGGGCGTGACGCCAAAATCATCGATGTGATTCAACGGCTATTGCCATCAGGCTATAAACATCTTGTACTGAAATTAATGCCATAA